A region from the Vicia villosa cultivar HV-30 ecotype Madison, WI linkage group LG3, Vvil1.0, whole genome shotgun sequence genome encodes:
- the LOC131655257 gene encoding homeobox-leucine zipper protein HOX15-like: protein MNTMNFDISLCLGLGLHEQRQKKKKENPCSNSKAYQYSLTLGIGSLDNIHEKNNQVTTKIEPDASNSTSMHVSSFSNSINSIKRERDDHQVYNLEEKIPFVDFDVDENCSSSKKKLRLTKEQSTVLEDTFKDHSTLNPKKKLELAKKLNLRTRQVEVWFQNRRARTKLKQTEVNCEALKKCYETLTKENKRLEEELKELKMMKTMAEPFNHTQLPVAGITVCPSCKTICKGNSNSSVNGTFHTKVESHLYTKTNNYMFTQSSAAIAS from the exons ATGAACACCATGAATTTCGATATCTCTCTTTGTCTTGGTCTTGGCCTCCATGAacaaagacaaaagaaaaagaaggagaatCCATGTTCTAACTCAAAAGCATATCAATATTCTCTAACATTAGGAATAGGATCCCTTGATAATATTCATGAGAAAAATAATCAAGTTACTACAAAGATTGAACCAGATGCTTCTAACTCTACCAGCATGCATGTGTCTTCATTTTCCAACTCCATTAACAGCATCAAGAGGGAGAGAGATGATCATCAAGTATACAACCTTGAAGAGAAGATTCCATTTGTTGATTTTGATGTTGATGAAAATTGTAGCTCCAGCAAGAAGAAACTTAGGCTTACCAAAGAACAATCCACAGTTTTGGAAGATACCTTCAAAGACCATTCTACCCTCAATCCG AAGAAAAAGCTAGAATTGGCAAAGAAGCTGAATCTTCGGACAAGACAAGTGGAGGTGTGGTTTCAAAACAGGAGGGCAAG gACAAAGCTGAAACAAACGGAAGTGAACTGTGAAGCACTGAAGAAATGCTATGAAACTCTAACAAAAGAGAACAAGAGGCTTGAGGAGGAGTTGAAAGAGCTCAAAATGATGAAAACAATGGCAGAACCATTTAACCATACGCAGCTTCCTGTAGCCGGTATTACGGTTTGCCCTTCTTGTAAGACAATTTGCAAGGGCAATAGCAACAGTAGTGTCAATGGAACCTTTCACACAAAGGTTGAAAGTCACTTGTATACAAAGACGAATAACTATATGTTTACCCAATCTTCTGCAGCTATTGCTAGCTAG